The following are from one region of the Desulfurispira natronophila genome:
- a CDS encoding M48 family metallopeptidase has product MDEGQGLLTDKLNQAKELPVRVTRRSNARWIRARVTRQEIRISAPLSTSDTQITHFLRSHHSQLKQVHRQLLHNSHLISYENGSALPFLGKWYPLEICSNACLRGSVGFSGNTLRVVPSLDRTAQISQLVLRWYRCQARSHLHQRCHRLARELEVDYRYLRVKNQSSRWGSCSSQGNLNFNWQLITMPQKVIDYVVVHELAHRRHMNHGPEFWQLVAYHAPHHREARKYLQDYAILF; this is encoded by the coding sequence TTGGACGAAGGTCAGGGCTTGTTGACTGATAAACTAAATCAGGCTAAAGAGCTGCCAGTCAGAGTAACCCGACGCTCCAATGCCCGCTGGATCCGAGCCCGGGTTACCCGACAGGAAATACGCATCAGCGCACCCTTAAGCACCAGTGACACTCAGATAACACACTTCCTGCGCAGCCACCACTCTCAACTAAAACAAGTACACCGACAGCTACTGCACAACAGTCACCTGATTAGCTATGAAAACGGCTCTGCGTTGCCGTTTCTGGGGAAATGGTACCCACTGGAAATCTGCTCCAATGCCTGCCTGCGGGGTTCGGTAGGCTTCAGTGGCAATACCCTGCGAGTAGTGCCCTCCCTGGACCGCACCGCCCAGATATCGCAATTAGTGCTACGCTGGTACCGATGCCAGGCACGGTCTCACCTGCATCAGCGATGCCATAGGTTGGCAAGGGAGTTAGAGGTCGATTACCGATATTTACGGGTCAAGAACCAATCGAGTCGGTGGGGAAGTTGCTCCAGTCAAGGCAACCTCAATTTTAACTGGCAGCTGATAACTATGCCTCAGAAGGTTATCGACTACGTAGTTGTACATGAGCTGGCCCATCGCCGGCACATGAATCACGGCCCCGAATTTTGGCAGCTGGTGGCTTACCATGCACCTCATCACCGAGAGGCGCGTAAGTATCTGCAGGATTACGCAATACTGTTTTGA
- the panC gene encoding pantoate--beta-alanine ligase, protein MQVIHNKKELCNVLGPFWQKASHTIGLVPTMGYLHTGHLSLVERCNSENACTVLSIFVNPTQFGPDEDLETYPRDLERDLDMACDAGVDYVFAPQAPDIYLPGHSTWIEVVSPMTNVLCGASRPGHFRGVTTVVAKLIHLVQPQRAYFGEKDFQQLAVIRQMVRDINIPVEIVSCPIVREPDGLAMSSRNKHLDSSQREAASLLYQSLLLVQELVNQGQRDSDALRQRIIDHFSISPHCEVDYIEFANPQTLELQQGPLQSDAQLLLAVKVGPVRLIDNYRIILTH, encoded by the coding sequence GTGCAAGTCATTCACAACAAAAAAGAGCTGTGCAATGTTTTAGGACCCTTCTGGCAGAAAGCCTCTCATACCATTGGACTGGTTCCCACCATGGGATACCTCCACACCGGTCATTTAAGCCTTGTGGAGCGATGCAACAGTGAAAATGCCTGCACCGTGCTTAGCATCTTTGTCAATCCCACACAGTTTGGGCCCGATGAGGACTTGGAAACCTACCCCCGTGATCTGGAGCGAGACTTGGATATGGCATGCGACGCGGGAGTGGACTACGTCTTTGCCCCCCAAGCCCCTGATATCTACCTTCCCGGCCACAGCACCTGGATTGAGGTTGTGTCGCCTATGACAAACGTGCTCTGCGGTGCCAGCCGACCAGGCCACTTTCGTGGCGTTACCACCGTTGTGGCCAAACTTATCCACCTGGTTCAGCCCCAGCGCGCCTATTTTGGAGAAAAGGACTTTCAGCAGCTGGCGGTTATCCGCCAGATGGTACGCGACATCAACATTCCGGTGGAGATTGTGAGCTGCCCCATTGTACGCGAGCCGGACGGCCTGGCCATGAGCTCCCGCAACAAACATCTTGACTCTTCCCAGCGAGAGGCAGCATCGCTTCTCTACCAGTCTCTGCTGCTGGTACAGGAACTGGTAAACCAGGGACAACGTGACAGCGATGCCCTACGCCAGAGAATTATTGACCACTTTTCTATCTCACCCCATTGTGAGGTTGACTATATAGAATTTGCGAATCCGCAGACACTGGAGCTTCAGCAGGGCCCCTTGCAAAGCGATGCCCAGCTTTTACTGGCAGTAAAAGTCGGCCCAGTCCGACTTATAGACAATTACCGAATTATCCTGACCCATTGA
- the panB gene encoding 3-methyl-2-oxobutanoate hydroxymethyltransferase, whose product MSKVLELSKITTTALANLKAEGEKIAMLTAYDYTFARLADQAGMEVLLVGDSVGMVFSGLENTLPVTLDQMIYHTQAVARGSKRALVVADMPFMTYQVSPQQALQNAGRLVQEGRAEAVKLEGGAAMAATISAIVTAGIPVMGHVGLTPQSVHAIGGFRVQGKGHDAAQAVLEDALAVQDAGAFALVLEGIPASLGQQITQQLTIPTIGIGAGADCDGQVLVMHDLLGLFDEFTPKFVKRYASVGETVEKAFREYQSEVKSSCFPQPQNCFKG is encoded by the coding sequence ATGAGCAAAGTGCTTGAGCTCAGCAAGATCACCACTACCGCCCTGGCAAACCTGAAGGCGGAGGGGGAAAAGATCGCAATGCTGACGGCTTACGACTACACCTTTGCCAGGCTGGCCGACCAGGCAGGCATGGAAGTGCTGCTGGTTGGTGACAGTGTTGGCATGGTATTCTCCGGCCTGGAGAATACCCTTCCCGTTACTCTTGACCAGATGATTTATCACACCCAGGCCGTTGCCCGTGGCTCCAAGCGAGCTTTGGTAGTTGCCGATATGCCATTTATGACCTACCAGGTCTCCCCTCAGCAGGCTCTGCAGAATGCTGGGCGCCTGGTACAGGAAGGCCGCGCGGAAGCCGTGAAGCTGGAAGGTGGTGCCGCTATGGCCGCAACCATCAGCGCTATCGTGACGGCTGGAATCCCGGTAATGGGCCACGTGGGCCTCACTCCACAGTCGGTACACGCCATTGGGGGGTTTCGCGTTCAGGGCAAGGGTCACGATGCTGCCCAGGCCGTGCTGGAAGACGCCCTGGCGGTGCAGGATGCTGGGGCCTTTGCCTTGGTACTGGAGGGCATCCCCGCTTCACTGGGACAGCAGATTACCCAGCAACTCACAATTCCCACCATAGGTATTGGCGCCGGTGCCGACTGTGATGGTCAGGTTCTCGTAATGCACGATCTACTGGGGCTTTTTGACGAGTTTACGCCCAAGTTTGTCAAACGCTACGCTTCCGTGGGTGAAACAGTAGAAAAGGCCTTTCGTGAATATCAAAGTGAGGTTAAGTCTTCCTGCTTTCCCCAGCCACAAAACTGCTTTAAAGGATAA
- the panD gene encoding aspartate 1-decarboxylase: MQRTMCKSKIHRATVTQADLHYVGSITIDRTLMEAADLLEYEQVAIVNINTGARFETYVIEGEPDSGVICLNGAAARLVQPGDLIIIISYAQMNEEEAHTYTPRVVQIRDASNTIDWSISQGIEEPAVAFT; this comes from the coding sequence ATGCAACGTACCATGTGCAAATCAAAAATTCATCGCGCAACCGTTACCCAGGCTGACCTGCACTATGTGGGAAGCATTACTATTGATCGCACACTTATGGAGGCCGCTGATCTGCTTGAATACGAACAGGTGGCCATTGTCAATATCAATACCGGCGCCCGCTTTGAAACCTATGTGATTGAAGGCGAACCGGACAGTGGGGTTATCTGTCTTAACGGAGCGGCTGCCCGCCTGGTGCAGCCAGGTGACCTTATCATTATCATCTCTTATGCCCAGATGAATGAGGAAGAGGCTCACACCTACACTCCCCGAGTAGTGCAGATTCGCGACGCTTCCAACACCATTGACTGGAGCATATCCCAAGGGATCGAAGAGCCTGCAGTAGCCTTTACCTGA
- the nadA gene encoding quinolinate synthase NadA: MSTETKKQRIREILKERDAILMAHYYQREEVQEIADFAGDSLGLATEASKTDAKVIVFAGVHFMAESAYMLSPQKTVLLPAMQAGCPMADMITPAKLLALKDEYPDYTVVCYVNSSAEVKAVADICCTSGNLLKVVESIENNKILMVPDKNLAKFAARHFPEKDIKWYDGFCPTHHRVSAEEIQDAREQHPQAEVIAHPECPPEVLKLADHICSTSGMSPYAQQSSAAEFIIATEAGILYQLRKNNPEKSFYIASKRLVCPNMKMTTLDNIIKCLEHMTNVVTVPEEVRQKAVGAVEKMIAIPRND, encoded by the coding sequence ATGTCTACTGAAACCAAGAAGCAGCGCATTCGAGAAATCCTCAAGGAACGCGATGCCATCCTGATGGCTCACTACTACCAGCGCGAGGAAGTGCAGGAGATAGCCGACTTTGCCGGTGACAGCCTGGGGCTGGCCACCGAAGCATCCAAAACCGATGCCAAAGTGATAGTTTTTGCCGGAGTACACTTTATGGCCGAGAGTGCCTACATGCTCTCTCCCCAGAAAACCGTTCTGCTACCTGCTATGCAGGCAGGCTGCCCCATGGCTGACATGATCACGCCAGCCAAGCTGTTGGCTCTGAAGGACGAATACCCCGACTATACCGTCGTCTGCTACGTAAACAGTTCGGCGGAGGTAAAGGCGGTAGCCGATATATGCTGCACCTCTGGAAACCTGTTGAAGGTGGTTGAATCCATAGAGAACAACAAAATTCTCATGGTTCCCGACAAGAACCTGGCCAAATTTGCGGCCCGACACTTTCCTGAAAAAGACATCAAGTGGTACGACGGTTTTTGCCCCACGCACCACCGGGTTAGTGCTGAGGAAATTCAAGACGCCAGGGAGCAGCACCCCCAGGCCGAAGTGATAGCCCACCCGGAGTGTCCACCTGAAGTGCTTAAGCTAGCTGATCATATCTGCTCTACCAGTGGCATGTCGCCCTATGCCCAGCAAAGCAGCGCTGCCGAGTTTATTATCGCCACCGAGGCGGGCATCCTCTACCAGCTACGCAAAAACAATCCAGAAAAATCCTTTTACATTGCCAGCAAGCGTTTGGTTTGTCCCAATATGAAAATGACAACCCTGGACAACATCATCAAGTGCTTGGAGCATATGACGAACGTAGTCACTGTGCCTGAGGAGGTTCGCCAAAAAGCAGTGGGTGCCGTGGAAAAAATGATTGCCATCCCCCGCAATGATTAA
- a CDS encoding TrkH family potassium uptake protein yields MITFVMGCSMIFPVIAGVVYGEQFIPFALLMLTVLGGCGSILWWLRHHDANLNLREGALVVTSVWLVLGLIGSLPFVIYDSTASFSDAFFETISGFTTTGASIMSDIEALPKMILMWRSTMHWFGGMGIIVFSIAVLPMVGNGAMQLIRAEGIMDEKLTPHIRDTAMMLWKVYLAFTIANAILLYWGGMLPFDAINHAFSTIATGGFSTKNDSFGHYAGSDAILWITVFFMILSGINYLAHFKLLKKDFSGYRTDEPRLYLLLFVTISLLAGLMIFRDTSIDLPFYDSMKYAFFTIASIMTTTGFAAIDYVDWTNAFGIFIVMAMVIGGCAGSTAGGIKVIRYVVLFKALGVEIKRMVHPRGVYIMMMDRRKITPGILTAMLGFFALFFCTNAVLIIYLSMRGLDLTTALTTSLAMVGNVGPGLGLVGPMENYSFFAWYDKYILSVAMVIGRLECYTFFVILTREFWKRF; encoded by the coding sequence GTGATTACCTTTGTCATGGGCTGCTCCATGATATTTCCGGTTATAGCTGGAGTTGTTTACGGTGAGCAGTTTATCCCCTTTGCTTTACTCATGCTGACAGTGCTTGGTGGCTGTGGAAGCATTCTGTGGTGGTTGCGCCATCACGACGCCAACCTCAATCTTCGCGAGGGCGCCCTGGTGGTAACCTCTGTCTGGCTCGTACTGGGACTTATAGGCTCTTTACCTTTTGTAATTTACGACAGCACAGCCTCTTTCAGTGATGCGTTTTTCGAGACCATCAGCGGCTTTACCACTACCGGCGCCTCTATCATGTCAGATATTGAAGCCCTTCCCAAAATGATTCTTATGTGGCGCTCTACCATGCACTGGTTTGGGGGCATGGGAATTATCGTCTTTAGTATTGCCGTACTTCCCATGGTGGGCAATGGCGCTATGCAGCTTATTCGGGCCGAAGGAATCATGGACGAAAAACTCACCCCCCATATCCGCGACACCGCCATGATGCTATGGAAGGTGTACCTGGCTTTTACCATAGCAAACGCCATCCTGCTTTACTGGGGGGGGATGCTTCCGTTTGACGCCATCAACCACGCCTTTTCCACTATTGCCACCGGGGGGTTTTCCACCAAAAATGACTCTTTCGGGCACTATGCTGGCAGCGACGCTATTCTATGGATAACTGTCTTTTTCATGATACTTTCCGGGATCAACTACCTGGCTCACTTTAAATTATTAAAAAAGGATTTTAGCGGCTATCGCACCGATGAGCCACGCCTCTACCTATTGCTTTTTGTTACAATATCTCTCCTGGCAGGCCTTATGATTTTTAGGGACACCAGCATAGATTTGCCTTTTTACGACTCAATGAAGTACGCCTTTTTTACTATAGCTTCAATTATGACTACCACGGGCTTTGCCGCCATTGACTATGTAGATTGGACCAATGCCTTTGGCATATTTATTGTCATGGCGATGGTTATAGGTGGTTGTGCCGGATCAACAGCAGGGGGAATCAAAGTAATTCGCTACGTGGTACTCTTCAAAGCGCTGGGTGTAGAAATAAAGCGCATGGTGCACCCCCGTGGGGTCTACATTATGATGATGGATCGTCGTAAGATCACTCCAGGAATTCTTACCGCCATGCTGGGCTTCTTTGCTCTTTTCTTTTGCACCAATGCCGTCCTGATCATCTACCTCTCCATGCGAGGGCTGGACCTAACCACAGCACTTACTACCTCACTAGCCATGGTGGGCAATGTTGGCCCAGGACTCGGCCTCGTCGGCCCCATGGAAAACTATTCTTTCTTTGCTTGGTACGACAAATACATTCTCTCCGTTGCCATGGTAATTGGCCGCCTGGAGTGCTACACCTTCTTCGTCATACTGACCCGTGAATTCTGGAAGCGCTTCTGA